The Lycium barbarum isolate Lr01 chromosome 10, ASM1917538v2, whole genome shotgun sequence genome includes a region encoding these proteins:
- the LOC132615428 gene encoding NADH-ubiquinone oxidoreductase chain 2-like, with the protein MWALDIYEGSPTPVTAFLSIAPKISISANISCVSIYGSYGATLQQIFFFCSIASMILGALAAMAQMKVKRLLAHSSIGHVGYIRTGFSCGTMEAIQSLLIGIFISASTMIDAFAIVLALRQTRVKYIADLGALAKTNPILAITFSITMFSYAGIPPLANFCRKFYLFFAALGCGAYFLAPVGVVTSVICRWAAGRLP; encoded by the coding sequence ATGTGGGCACTTGATATCTATGAGGGTTCACCCACCCCGGTTACAGCATTCCTTTCTATTGCGCCTAAAATCTCAATTTCTGCTAATATTTCATGTGTTTCTATTTATGGTTCTTATGGAGCTACATTGCAACAAATCTTCTTTTTCTGCAGCATTGCTTCTATGATCTTAGGAGCACTGGCCGCCATGGCCCAAATGAAAGTAAAAAGACTTCTAGCTCATAGTTCAATTGGACATGTAGGTTATATTCGTACTGGTTTCTCATGCGGAACCATGGAAGCAATTCAATCACTACTAATTGGTATCTTTATTTCTGCATCAACGATGATAGATGCATTCGCCATAGTTTTAGCATTACGGCAAACCCGTGTCAAATATATAGCTGATTTGGGTGCTTTAGCCAAAACGAATCCTATTTTAGCTATTACCTTCTCCATTACTATGTTCTCATACGCAGGAATACCCCCGTTAGCCAACTTTTGTAGAAAATTCTATTTGTTCTTCGCTGCTTTGGGTTGTGGGGCTTACTTCCTAGCCCCAGTAGGAGTAGTGACTAGCGTTATATGTCGTTGGGCGGCCGGAAGGTTGCCATGA